A part of Lactobacillus sp. ESL0700 genomic DNA contains:
- a CDS encoding glycosyltransferase family 4 protein has product MIRINMFSQAASVKGQGVGSAYNELMRLLRTHLVDEFYVTNNKYGASDLTHYHTINPTYFVNSFSPSRGRKIGYVHFLPETLEGSIELPGFAKKVFYQYVIDFYKRMDQIVVVNPIFIDKLVKYGIRRDRVKYIPNFVSKSEFYAESQEKKNAFRHQLGIPLDKFVVFGDGQVQARKGVDDFAKMAQANPDIQFIWAGGFSFGKITDGYEHFKQLVDNPPQNLKFTGIIDRAKLVDYLNIADLFVLPSYDELFPMSVLEAFSCGTPVLLRDLDLYHAIISGYYMSGRDFEEMNAQLQLAASDQSVLNKYSNLSNLASQKYSEDHLAQIWDEFYHEQYELGKKLGQIR; this is encoded by the coding sequence ATGATTAGAATAAATATGTTCTCACAAGCTGCATCAGTTAAGGGGCAGGGGGTTGGCTCGGCCTATAACGAATTAATGAGGTTGTTAAGAACGCATTTAGTTGACGAATTTTATGTGACTAACAACAAGTATGGGGCAAGCGATTTAACGCACTACCACACGATTAATCCTACTTATTTTGTTAACAGTTTCTCACCCAGCCGGGGACGTAAGATCGGCTATGTGCACTTTTTGCCGGAAACACTGGAAGGCTCCATTGAATTGCCGGGTTTTGCTAAAAAAGTTTTTTATCAGTATGTTATCGACTTTTACAAGCGGATGGATCAGATCGTTGTCGTAAATCCGATTTTTATCGATAAATTAGTTAAATATGGCATTAGGCGAGATCGTGTTAAATACATTCCTAATTTTGTCTCTAAGAGCGAATTTTATGCTGAGAGCCAAGAAAAAAAGAATGCTTTTCGGCATCAGTTGGGGATTCCGTTAGATAAGTTTGTCGTTTTTGGCGATGGGCAAGTGCAGGCGCGCAAGGGCGTTGATGATTTTGCTAAAATGGCACAGGCGAATCCCGATATTCAGTTTATTTGGGCCGGAGGCTTTTCCTTCGGCAAAATTACGGATGGCTATGAGCATTTCAAGCAGCTGGTTGACAATCCACCACAAAATCTCAAGTTTACGGGAATTATTGACCGAGCTAAATTGGTGGACTATCTTAATATCGCTGATTTGTTTGTTTTACCGTCTTATGACGAGTTGTTTCCAATGTCGGTACTGGAAGCCTTTAGTTGTGGTACGCCGGTGCTACTGCGTGATTTAGACCTATATCATGCAATTATTAGTGGCTATTACATGAGTGGTCGTGATTTTGAGGAAATGAACGCTCAATTGCAGCTTGCAGCAAGCGACCAGTCGGTGCTGAATAAGTACAGTAATTTATCAAATTTGGCCAGTCAAAAATATTCGGAAGACCATTTAGCCCAAATTTGGGATGAATTTTATCATGAACAATACGAACTTGGTAAAAAGTTAGGACAGATTCGCTAA
- a CDS encoding lysylphosphatidylglycerol synthase transmembrane domain-containing protein has translation MNKKHLWGILVVLLISGGVLFVDLKETPVAQLWAAAQNINLVGLVAVFGLMLLSYVFEASILAVLAKRKNEPKRSCWSFLRIPIIQALFNAITPMSTGGQPSQLAAMVQMGIEGGRATSLLLMKFIIYQIVVFIAYVVTIISGFHMVATKFGGLAFFIAIGFLIHVSSIVLLLAVLFAYQWTKNTANWLMNLLAKVVNPKRVAVWRQNTMAKIDTFYRESQKLKQEKKKLLLSAVFTILQLACFYSIPYMVLVALNVPADWVSVTQMNIMIIMFMAIIPIPGASGGAEYSFQTLFSTFISSSGTLILGMFLWRFVTYFFGMILGIFGWIFKPRKVLSPPNN, from the coding sequence ATGAACAAAAAGCATTTATGGGGCATTCTGGTTGTGTTACTAATCAGTGGCGGCGTTCTGTTTGTTGATTTGAAGGAAACACCGGTTGCTCAGCTCTGGGCAGCAGCGCAGAATATTAATCTTGTCGGTTTAGTCGCTGTCTTTGGATTAATGCTTTTGTCCTACGTTTTTGAGGCCAGTATTTTAGCGGTTTTGGCAAAACGGAAAAACGAACCCAAACGTTCGTGCTGGTCATTTTTACGAATACCGATAATTCAAGCCCTGTTTAATGCCATTACCCCAATGTCTACTGGCGGTCAGCCGTCGCAGCTGGCGGCAATGGTGCAGATGGGAATAGAAGGCGGCCGCGCAACTTCACTGTTATTGATGAAGTTTATTATTTATCAAATTGTGGTTTTTATTGCTTATGTGGTCACGATTATCAGCGGCTTTCATATGGTTGCCACTAAATTTGGTGGTCTTGCGTTTTTCATTGCCATCGGCTTTTTAATCCATGTCAGTTCAATCGTCTTGTTATTAGCGGTGTTATTTGCTTACCAGTGGACCAAAAATACGGCTAACTGGTTGATGAATTTGCTGGCCAAGGTAGTTAATCCTAAGAGAGTAGCAGTTTGGCGGCAAAATACGATGGCGAAAATCGATACCTTTTACCGTGAAAGTCAAAAATTAAAACAAGAAAAAAAGAAGCTGCTGTTAAGCGCCGTGTTTACGATTTTGCAGCTGGCTTGCTTTTATTCAATTCCTTACATGGTGCTAGTGGCGCTTAATGTCCCAGCTGATTGGGTCAGTGTAACGCAAATGAATATTATGATTATCATGTTTATGGCAATTATTCCGATTCCTGGTGCGTCTGGTGGGGCAGAATACAGCTTTCAAACGTTGTTTTCGACCTTTATCTCATCAAGCGGCACCCTAATTTTAGGGATGTTCTTATGGCGGTTTGTGACTTACTTTTTTGGGATGATACTGGGGATCTTTGGCTGGATTTTCAAACCGCGCAAAGTCTTGAGTCCGCCAAATAATTAA
- a CDS encoding LTA synthase family protein — MTRIKSFLQWLTETKLGFFIIVLVAFWLKTYAIYLTKFNLGAVGSMQNFLLLLNPLPAGVLLLGIGLFFKGRKSYWIMIAIDLVLSLWLFANILYYREFSNFLSLSIIKTSGSTADNLGKSIVGITHATDFLALLDVAIIVALLCSKLIKYDLRPLKFKFNVLVEALAVLMIGLNLLMAQKDRSGLLTRTFDNNYIVKYLGMNEYAVYDGFKTAQTSAQMAKANVSDLGSVQKYLKANYVKPNPQYTGVAKGKNVLVIHLESFQQFLIGYKWKGKAVTPNLNKLYHAKDTLSFANFYNQVGQGKTSDAEMMLENSLYGLQSGSAMSSYGTSNTFESAPAILNQQGGYTTAVMHGGAGSFWNRNNAYKQFGYQYFMPLSYYQNKPKYYIGYGLKDKIFFNQSIKYIERLPQPFYLKMITVTNHYPYEIDKKNQSIDKTDTEDETVDGYVQTAHYLDQAIGELMQWLKKTGLDKNTLIMMYGDHYGISGNHHKASAQLLNQDEFTDFDNLKFQRVPLMFHMKGLKGGIKKTYGGEIDVLPTLLNLLGINDKSTIQFGHDLLSKGAPQIVAQRNGDFITPQYAKVGGTYYDTKTGTEIAKPDKKLKMQLVAISNKVTTQLSLSDRVIDGNLLRFYKPKWFKKVKASDYDYNKDKALKKLFSVNKTSLWYHNHKKTTQKKFKTDAPELEK, encoded by the coding sequence ATGACAAGGATCAAGTCTTTTTTGCAGTGGCTAACAGAGACCAAGCTAGGCTTTTTCATTATTGTTTTAGTAGCTTTTTGGCTAAAAACATACGCAATTTACTTAACTAAATTTAACTTGGGTGCAGTTGGTTCAATGCAGAACTTTTTGCTCCTACTTAATCCGCTGCCAGCGGGAGTATTGCTTTTAGGAATCGGTTTATTTTTTAAGGGACGTAAATCGTATTGGATTATGATTGCGATTGATCTGGTATTAAGCCTATGGCTGTTTGCCAATATCTTATACTATCGTGAGTTTTCCAACTTTTTGTCCTTATCGATTATTAAAACTTCGGGGTCGACCGCGGATAATTTAGGCAAAAGTATCGTGGGGATAACCCATGCAACCGACTTCTTGGCTTTACTTGATGTTGCCATTATTGTTGCTCTATTGTGCAGCAAGCTTATTAAGTATGACTTGCGGCCGCTTAAATTTAAGTTTAACGTGCTAGTTGAAGCCTTGGCCGTTTTGATGATTGGCTTAAACCTGCTGATGGCGCAGAAAGACCGGTCGGGCTTGTTAACCCGGACGTTTGATAACAATTATATCGTCAAGTATTTAGGGATGAACGAGTACGCTGTTTATGACGGCTTTAAGACCGCGCAAACAAGTGCGCAGATGGCGAAGGCGAATGTTTCTGATCTTGGCTCTGTGCAAAAATATCTCAAGGCTAATTATGTTAAGCCTAATCCGCAATATACCGGCGTAGCTAAGGGTAAAAATGTGTTGGTTATCCACCTTGAGAGCTTCCAGCAGTTTTTAATTGGTTACAAGTGGAAGGGCAAGGCCGTAACGCCGAACCTTAACAAGTTGTATCACGCCAAAGATACCTTGAGTTTTGCGAATTTTTATAACCAAGTTGGCCAAGGTAAGACATCTGACGCGGAAATGATGCTGGAAAATTCGCTTTACGGCTTACAATCGGGGTCGGCAATGTCGAGTTACGGTACATCGAACACCTTTGAAAGTGCGCCGGCGATTTTAAACCAGCAAGGCGGCTATACAACGGCCGTAATGCATGGCGGTGCTGGTTCGTTTTGGAACCGCAACAACGCCTACAAGCAGTTTGGGTATCAGTACTTTATGCCGCTGTCGTATTATCAGAATAAGCCCAAGTATTACATCGGTTATGGCTTGAAGGACAAAATCTTTTTTAACCAGTCGATTAAGTACATTGAGCGTCTGCCGCAGCCGTTTTATTTAAAAATGATTACGGTAACTAACCACTATCCGTATGAAATTGACAAGAAGAACCAGTCGATTGACAAGACCGATACGGAAGATGAAACCGTTGATGGTTATGTCCAGACCGCGCATTATCTTGACCAAGCAATTGGTGAATTAATGCAATGGCTGAAGAAAACGGGGCTTGATAAAAATACTTTGATTATGATGTATGGCGATCATTACGGTATTTCCGGCAATCACCATAAGGCCAGTGCCCAATTATTAAATCAGGATGAATTTACCGATTTTGATAATTTGAAGTTTCAACGGGTGCCACTGATGTTCCATATGAAGGGGCTTAAGGGCGGCATTAAGAAAACTTACGGCGGCGAAATTGATGTTTTGCCAACCCTGCTTAACTTATTGGGGATTAACGACAAGAGCACCATTCAATTTGGTCATGATCTGCTTAGTAAAGGTGCACCGCAGATTGTAGCGCAGCGTAACGGCGACTTTATCACGCCGCAATACGCGAAAGTCGGCGGTACTTATTATGATACTAAGACGGGAACGGAGATTGCCAAGCCTGATAAAAAGCTAAAGATGCAGCTGGTGGCAATTTCTAACAAGGTAACTACACAATTATCCTTGTCTGACAGGGTAATTGATGGCAACCTATTACGTTTTTATAAGCCTAAGTGGTTTAAAAAGGTCAAAGCCAGTGATTATGATTATAATAAGGACAAGGCACTGAAGAAGCTATTTAGTGTTAACAAAACTTCTTTGTGGTATCACAACCATAAGAAGACGACACAGAAGAAATTTAAGACGGATGCACCGGAACTTGAAAAATAA
- the secG gene encoding preprotein translocase subunit SecG yields MYNLFMTLLIIVSILIVIATMMQPQKQQDALNALSGGAVFSGQTKKRGFEAFMEKVTAVLLVLFFAFAIVLAYLSSK; encoded by the coding sequence TTGTACAATTTATTTATGACGCTACTAATTATTGTTTCAATTTTAATTGTTATTGCAACAATGATGCAGCCGCAAAAGCAACAGGATGCATTGAATGCCTTATCCGGCGGCGCAGTTTTTAGTGGCCAAACGAAGAAACGTGGTTTTGAAGCATTTATGGAAAAAGTTACAGCAGTCTTGCTGGTTCTCTTTTTCGCTTTTGCTATTGTATTAGCTTATTTGTCTTCAAAGTAA
- the rnr gene encoding ribonuclease R translates to MAQNEKILANVLEIFRHNPKKQYQVEQIDRMLRRDRLGSFSDIVKALSFLEQEKKIITDGNGHYQLAQENTVVEGSFRANDKGFGFVRLEDEEADDIFIASDYTAYAVDGDKVRVKITAGGNPWNGKGPEGQIEEIIERSLDTLVGEFHPLTDAQVKISHFLGYVLSTNKKLHKYRVYVGENGLKPQMGDMVKVSIANYPSKDNPDSMAGVVIEIIGNKNDPGVDIMSIVSAHDVRTEWPEDAMAQANAIPDHIEEEERNNREDITDQPAVTIDGDDSKDFDDAVVLWQLPNGNYHLGVHIADVSHYVTEKTPLDEEAFARGNSTYLVDRVIPMLPFRLSNGICSLNEGQDRLVLSCEMEFTPEGERVNYRIHPSVMRSHGRLTYNKVNQALDPNNTDELEEKYVKLRPMLQDMAELHNALYKKRHQRGAIDFEEPEAKIIVDEQGKPIDIVLHNRGTAEKMIESFMLVANETVAEDFFRKHVPFLYRVHETPDGERIKSFFEFCSAFGLNIKADPNHVKPIDLQKVVAKTTGTPEEAVVQMMMLRSLKQAHYSEEALGHFGLAAKFYTHFTSPIRRYSDLMVHRMIHAYSDQGTGQDVQQHFASYLPDVAEQTSTQERVSVDTEREVNDLKMTEFMADQVGQHFDAVVSSVTSFGMFIQLPNTVEGLIHISNLTDDFYSFNEKSLTLTGRGTHKQYRVGMPIKVTLINANIEQHQLDFEVYDPNAPKHPHHNRGNNNRTRGSRGFHNDHGHRGGRNGNSRNGFRKNGNHPHFSKYKH, encoded by the coding sequence ATGGCACAAAACGAAAAAATTTTAGCTAATGTTTTAGAAATCTTTCGCCATAATCCCAAAAAACAATACCAAGTAGAGCAAATTGACAGAATGCTGCGGCGTGATCGCCTCGGTAGTTTTTCTGATATTGTCAAGGCGCTTTCCTTTTTGGAACAAGAAAAGAAAATTATTACTGACGGCAACGGCCATTATCAATTAGCCCAAGAAAATACGGTTGTTGAAGGGTCATTTCGGGCTAATGACAAGGGCTTTGGCTTTGTCAGACTTGAAGATGAAGAAGCCGATGATATTTTTATTGCTAGCGATTATACCGCGTATGCCGTTGATGGCGATAAGGTGCGCGTTAAGATTACAGCTGGCGGTAATCCGTGGAATGGTAAGGGCCCAGAAGGTCAAATTGAGGAAATTATTGAGCGCAGCCTTGATACCTTAGTTGGCGAATTTCACCCGTTGACTGATGCCCAAGTTAAGATTAGCCACTTTTTAGGCTATGTTTTGAGTACCAACAAGAAGCTGCACAAGTATCGTGTTTATGTTGGTGAAAATGGTCTAAAACCCCAAATGGGTGACATGGTTAAGGTATCAATTGCCAATTATCCAAGCAAAGATAACCCTGATTCAATGGCTGGGGTAGTAATTGAAATTATCGGTAACAAAAATGATCCCGGCGTTGATATTATGTCGATCGTTTCTGCCCATGATGTTCGCACTGAGTGGCCAGAAGATGCAATGGCGCAGGCCAATGCCATTCCCGATCATATTGAAGAAGAAGAGCGGAATAATCGTGAAGATATAACGGATCAGCCAGCAGTTACGATTGACGGCGATGATTCTAAGGACTTCGACGATGCCGTAGTTTTATGGCAATTACCTAATGGTAACTATCATTTAGGTGTTCACATTGCCGATGTTTCTCATTATGTTACGGAAAAAACACCGCTGGATGAAGAAGCATTTGCGCGCGGCAACAGTACTTACTTAGTTGACCGTGTAATTCCAATGCTGCCGTTTCGACTGTCAAATGGTATTTGTTCACTTAATGAGGGCCAAGACCGTTTAGTTTTATCGTGTGAAATGGAATTTACGCCGGAAGGTGAGCGGGTAAATTACCGCATTCATCCATCAGTAATGAGGTCACACGGCCGGTTGACTTATAACAAGGTTAATCAAGCGTTAGACCCTAATAACACTGATGAATTAGAAGAAAAGTATGTTAAATTACGACCAATGCTGCAAGACATGGCCGAATTACATAACGCTTTATACAAGAAGCGTCACCAACGTGGTGCAATTGACTTTGAAGAGCCAGAAGCTAAAATTATCGTCGATGAGCAGGGTAAGCCAATCGATATTGTCTTGCATAATCGTGGTACAGCAGAAAAAATGATTGAATCATTCATGCTGGTTGCTAACGAAACTGTTGCTGAAGACTTTTTCAGAAAGCATGTGCCATTTTTGTACCGGGTTCACGAAACGCCAGATGGTGAACGGATTAAGAGTTTCTTTGAGTTTTGTAGTGCGTTTGGTCTGAATATTAAGGCTGACCCGAACCACGTCAAACCAATTGACTTGCAGAAGGTAGTTGCTAAAACAACGGGGACACCTGAAGAAGCAGTTGTGCAAATGATGATGCTGCGCAGTTTAAAGCAGGCCCATTATTCTGAAGAAGCATTGGGTCACTTTGGTTTAGCTGCTAAGTTTTATACCCACTTTACTTCACCAATTAGACGGTATTCTGACCTCATGGTGCACCGGATGATCCATGCTTATAGCGATCAAGGTACTGGTCAAGATGTGCAGCAGCATTTTGCCAGTTACTTGCCGGATGTTGCTGAACAAACTTCAACTCAGGAAAGAGTTTCAGTCGATACCGAACGTGAAGTTAATGATTTGAAGATGACCGAGTTTATGGCCGATCAAGTTGGGCAACATTTTGACGCAGTTGTATCTTCTGTGACAAGTTTTGGGATGTTTATCCAGTTGCCTAACACGGTTGAAGGCTTGATCCACATTTCAAACTTAACCGATGATTTTTATAGCTTTAACGAAAAGAGTCTAACGTTGACTGGTCGCGGTACGCACAAGCAATACCGTGTCGGGATGCCAATTAAGGTCACTTTGATTAATGCCAATATTGAGCAACACCAGTTGGACTTCGAAGTTTATGATCCTAATGCTCCAAAGCATCCGCATCATAATCGTGGCAATAATAATCGCACTCGCGGCAGTCGTGGATTCCATAATGATCATGGTCATCGCGGCGGGCGCAATGGCAATAGTCGGAATGGTTTCCGTAAGAATGGCAACCACCCGCATTTTAGCAAGTATAAGCATTAG